The Culex pipiens pallens isolate TS chromosome 2, TS_CPP_V2, whole genome shotgun sequence DNA window TCTTATGTCTTGTGTCATATTTGGAATGAATTATATTCATTAAGATATTTTAAACGCTTAAATTTCCTGTTaagcaaaaacttcaaaaagaaCATTATGAAAGAAAAATTAAGAGGTTTCTTTTAGTCCTTAAGTACTCATCTTGAGTCCCTAACAAATTTGAATCCTTGAACCGGTTCTTAGTTCTCGTCAACATCTCATTTACATGAACCAAGTCGTGACGCACGTGCGTGCCTAATATGTTGTAACATAATTAatactttgtttttgtttacctcTGTCCCCATCAGAATCCTCCCTCTACCGGCAACGATCAACGATCAAGCAACCCCCGCGAAGAAGCAACCATGCCCGAGATCGAAGCGCTACGCCACCAACCTTCAACCAAATTACATCCATCAGCCAAAACCGGAGGAGTCGGTAAACaaaacgacaacaacaacaacaaccatgaCTCGGTCGAGCCGGCTCCGGAAGCCACTCCAGGGCAGCAACAGCCAAAGTCGCTCTATGCTGATGACGCgaaaaaatcggccaaaattaaagAGCTACGGAAGCTCGTCGAAAGTAAGTTAATGTGGTTTTTGGACACGCTCCATGGGGTGTGCCTGAACTAGTCGATCTTTGCTTGAGTTGTTGTTGCTGTGATCGCTTGGTTGATCCCGCCGAGTTTGATCCAAGTGCGGTTTTCTAGGTTTTTAGTATGCAAAGTATAGTCATTTTTCCGCGCGATACACTTCCGAGTCGAAAACAGTACAGTTGGGAAATACCGTCATTTATCGATGACCCTCCGGCTGGTCAATCGCACCCCACGTGGTACGTGATCAGCTTGTCTTATGCTGGGCACGCTGATTCTTCTGCGACGATTGACAGCCGCGATCTAGCTGGCTGTGCATCATCGTGCAGAACGTGATCTGCCGACTTTTATCTACAGGGAAGTGTGCGGAACCGGCGTTGATTGGCCGGACATTGTGTTCttaatgttttcaaacaaaacagcgGCTAAGAATTATTGTTGGTTTGTTCTTGAAATGGTTTAacgattttgaagattttgatcgACTATACGGCAGTGACGAATAAAACTTGGCCACGATCGTTGTGGTTGAGGCGTCACCGAAGCGTACGTGTCACTTTGAGTGATATCTTGCGAGCCCTAAGCATGTGTGATTCCGGCTTGGAAGTCGATATTGGATATAATTGCTCGTATAATTTATTGATAATCTCCTATTCCATGATTGTTATTTGTGTTGTTAGTTTGGTTCGATATGCAACGTGCTACTGGAATTAATTGCTTTATGTTGTTTTGTATGAAGATAAGGGATGGATTATGTCTCAATAATAAAATTAGTCGGATTAAATAATTCAGCATTGTCGTTGAGTGAGTTGCCATTTTCGGAAATTTGATATTCTTCTTCATAATTTACTGGcacaagttttttaaaaacatattttttttgcctcatGATTTTTTTGACCGAATTTGAAGATTAGGGGGTgacataaatattgaaaaatatttgcaactgcctaTTTTTCACTTTACtatgaaataagaaaaaatatctatttaaagACCCAGGTCTTTGAAAAGTctgatatcaaaattttgatttttttaaatgatcagaaaatgtggcaatagtttcatttttatttgaaaatcggaccagccGTTTTCGAATTATCGTCAGTTGATAATTACAAGATTGTAGGAATTGCAGGAAATTTTATATTATACCTTAAGTAGCTATtggaaaaagcaaattttataataaaaatataaataattcggATCGGTCCGGATAATGTCGGAATGTCGGATAACCGAGTAAAGACTGTGTTTTTTGGTTTGgacattgatagaatttcattttatttccacTAGTTATTTCAACAAGTACGACTTGTTTCATGTTCATGctatttttattccaaaatgtttttaacTATGCATTTGCGATGAACTTTTACTTCTTCCGTTTACACACTacgtcatttttatttttaatatgcaTGTTGTGCTGCGATTTTAATGTTTGTtgtatagattttatttcatttaagtattttagtaacTAATTATTGCTAATAAAAAACAAGATTTagattattgaaataaaaaatgttataattttgttaaaatttgttcccTTTTTGTATTAATTTAGTTTTACTTAAGGTGACGACTTCCATcatttccatgattttttgttcaaagatgtaaattttgcatccctgaataaatattttaatagaaattttattaaaagttgttAGAACATTAAAACAATGTATTTTAATCGTATTGTTATTCTTTTGAGTGGCGATTTTTTATACCTTGAAAGGTATGGAATCAATCTTTTATCAATGGTTGTTGAGATGGACGTcaatgattgaaaaataaaattgtataaattttgaacattttttttagagcaatacatcCCCTTCAGTGCATTTAATAAGGATATTGAATATAATTCAAGCCAATTTTAAAGTAATGATAtatttagtttcaaaataatggATATTAATGTGAAGATAAATtcaattatttctttatttaCCTTGGcacttaatattttttatttgagaacTTATTTTATCTACTCCAATAGCCAAATTCAAAAACGTAGTTCGTTTACTTaccaattcaaatttattttcatgaTAGTTTTCGGCAGTTTAGAGGAAAtcctaaaacaaattttgctgatttttgtcatatgggtaattctccgccaactcacacagcaattGTCCCGACCccacttcgatttgcgtgaaactttgtccttaggggtaacttttgtccctgatcacgaatccgaggtccgttttttgatatctcgtgacggaggggcggtacgaccccttccattttcgaacatgcgaaaaaagatgtgtttttcaataatttgcagcctgaaacggtgatgagatagaaatttggtgtcaaagggacttttatgtaaaattagacgcatgtcattttatgggaaatttaatgttcttttcgaatctacattgacccagaagggtcattttttcatttacaacaaaatttttcattttaaaatttcctcttttttcgcatgttcaaaaatggaaggtgtcgtaccgcccctctgtcacgagatatcaaaaaacggacctcggattcgtgatcagggacaaaagttacccctaaggacaaagtttcacgcaaatcgaagaggggtcggcgcaacttttcccgatttcgtgtgagttggtagagaattacccatatgccattttatagcaaaattatgcaaatttttttcttttattaaaaatttaatcaaagctcaaaatttttgaaggatTGATCATTTTGGTTTGCCATTTCACCTAATGTAAGAAGACGTCAGCGAATTGCCTGGTTGATCAGATGTCCTATATCAAAATAAACTGTTTCGATTTAAAGGCGTGAATAAATGAATTGATTTTATCAATTATCAgagatatgaaaattttcaatgctttctttTATATCGTGTTCTTTTGGAACCAATTAAAAACATCATTTGTGTTTCGTGCGGAAACTTCATTATATTTTACATGTGACATAAGcttgataaaaaaatggttcaatCAATTGAACAAGTTTAAGGTTGCATTGTCCCACTTCCGTTGCGATCGTGATTGTTTCACTTTACTTCTCGTATTACATCAAAAATGAGCTTGCAAACAAGCCAAACAGTCCAACGACGACGCGACCGGCAGTCATCACAACAGGAGTGCAGACATAATTATTAATTTGAGGCGTAGCGTAACCGAATGGTCACATTAAGGGTTTACCTCCAGTAAGCACATCTACAACAACCAGCAAGCAACTAAAGTCAGTAGGAACTTGCAAATTAAATTCCACCGGCGTCGAAATTGGAGCTGGcaagaaaaacgtgttttaaataTTGGCTCGCGCTCAAAGTGTCCGTTTTTGGAGTTTCGCATTACGCAAGTTgggctttttttgttttttttttgtcctaaATGTAAAGTGACGTAAAGTTGAATGACTCCACGCGGGTTCGTTCTAGTtagtttacaaaaaaacttCTTTATTGTGGAGAACTCATTCCCGCGCtcgaaaaaaaactgcttagcTGGTGATTAACCTCCAAACAATTATCGAACAGTTCACCATGCAGGCATCGATCgttctttcaacattttgattaattttcgtTGTTGTTTTTTCCTGAAACCATTTCGCAGATTGTGACGACTTTGTGCGCCGCGTGGATGATCTGTTTCTGTGCCGATTCTTAAACTGCTGCGACTGGAACGTCGAGGAAGCACAGCAGCGAATGTGCAAACTGTTCAAACTGAAGGTAAGGCAGACCGCTTTGTACGGATTAAGGTATCGAAAGCCGGTGTCTGAATTGGGTGGTGGTGCCGGTTgatgaacgacgacgacggctttGTTTAAAATTCAGTGATTGCGACTGGGCGGAGGAGTGCGGCAATTAGCTGAGCTAAGTGATGGGACGTGCATTTCTTGAGGGGTGAAGTTGGaaggaatattttttgatgGAATCATATGATATACAGTACACTGTAATTGTGCTACAAAGTTGAATAATTGGCTGGTTCTTGTGCATTGACGAATTATACATGTTAACTAAAGTTAACCGTTTTCCTTTTCTTGAATCGTAAACAGATGTACTTGCGGTTGAGTTGACGGTCCTAAAGTTATTTCAATAGATGATAATGGCCTGTTAAGATTGTTTATAAAATGATTTCTGAAATATCGCAGGATTTATCCATTGACTGTGACATTGCATTATTTGCCTATTAAGATTCATCCATATAtatcattcagttaaaatattattgagtatCCAATCGCAATCGGTTAATTTTCAgcgtaaatgaaaaaaaaagttcatcttttcaAAGCGTGAGTATTTTCTTTGGAAATTTATTGAAGATTCATTTATGCTTTGACGATGGATTATTGCTTTTGAAATAGTTAATATTATCAAATTGGTAAGCAagatgcgatttttttttcatcaattatggatttgaaaaatagcaaaaaagacAAACATAGCACTGCTTCGGAAGAAACGTTCAGTTGCAAATAAGATCCAAATATCtttaagaaataaataaattaagaaaaacaaagataactttcaaaaatgtaattattagatttattttaaatcttgctttgatgaaaattgtattgtaattaTACCCTGACAtcaacaactaaaaaaaaaaacaatttagtcGCAGCAATTTTTTCacaagtttgaaaaatcaacgagacaagaacaaatttatttatacaaaatttggattcaaatcttctttacgaaaaaacaatttttgtgtCGTTGTGCACctccaaatattttacaaaacattttacaaatatATTTGTGATAGTTTTTAATTCATGATTCTTCAAATTTCATAGAACTATTGaaacttttgaagaaaaaaaaccacaCACATTGCAATTTGATTTCTTTCttctttatgattttattttaaatatttgcagagatctttattttcaatatgattaatTTGGTTTTCTAAGCCTTTTTCCCTTATcattgaaaagttgttctgaaaaattatcttttttttaaattgctcatttatgaaaaatcaattttaatcaaaaaagaaaaaaaatattggaaataaaaattgccaaaactttaagaaatttaaatttagtgtccTTTTGCAATAATTTTGCACATGTTTCAAGCTTGATAATTGATTCTGAAAATATCAATATGGTaatgataagaattaaattcatacataaaagatgtataaatgtgaaataaaatgaatgaaatgaatgaatgaattatTCTCATACCCGCCGGCAGCTTGATTAAACAATataaatgtgaaataaaatcattttgaaaaatacaaaggcaaaattcaaacaaaacgtTGAACTAGCAACATTTCATGGcgcaaataaatgttttgatatAATATCTGAATACTTGATCTCaagactattttttaaattttgacactCAATTAATTTATTGAGTATTTAATGAACAGCCTTTAGTcaaagaactattttgaaaagtcgtcgcgggccggataagATGACTTCATGGGCCGATTGTTGGGCAGGCCTGGactacacaaaaaaagtttgctgatttccatacaaaaataggaaattctaaaatttgtatctctagaagaaattttcagatcaaatttgtcttctacaaagttttacaaaacaattttgttgctgatttaaagaaaaaaaaaatgatttaaaaaaactattttttatgttttatttagtGGACAGAAAATGCCATCTTctcaaaagattaaaaaaaggcaataaatctttgacaaattattttttttttgaaaaaaaatagttttaaaaaacttttttttataaaaaaaaatttgcttcaaTAAGAACCTtagggaaattttgataaatagtaATAGCTTTCGAATAGAAAATTCTCTGATGATAAAAAACAGGATAATTGAATTTTTCTAAGTGTTGTCACCGATATTTAGGGAACCAATCGTTCGATTTTCactgtcaaaaaaataaaattttgttaaactttatgcatctttcaataaaacatatttcaattttttcaaatgtagcCCAACGttgtaaaaaagcaaaaataagtatttcaagcctttcaaaaagttatacttaataaggccgttgtaaatatttttcaaagtgtatgtagcaaaaaatatttgaacgtTTTTGACTCCCTACCcacttcaaagttggcccgaaaaatcagtgggcaaaaaaatattttttaaatagcttcgaaatttaaatggaaatttaGGTAAAATCAGTTGTAATTAGATTAAATGCATTAAGAATCATGTTGGATTGAATAAAAAAccttctgaaattttttaaaattttcgatgtttatatcgcaaaaagttttttttcgcaaacatttttattttcgtcaaatcatacattttttgaaaactaatgattgcaaaccaACTGAACTAgagtgtaaaaaaaacttttaaaatactttttcatgcaaatgttgaaattatggcttgtaatttcaatatttttttgattatttttttgcgatatattgtataaaaaagtaaaataaaaattgttatttttttgaacgTGTACGTATTTCTTTTGGGTTTGTCCTTACCTATGCCTGCAACTTTGCCACAATGATCGAAAATTCCGTTCTCAAGTCTAATTTTTAGTTCGATCTGAGttcttttgttttggtttgtgaTCTTTTTATATGAAACTGCTGATATAACCTTTACAAATGAATTTTGCATTAAGACATCTTTCAGAAAACATGTTTAAATTATAATTGTTCCTAATTtgagaaacaatatttttaaaattttattttcagtacGATCACCCAGAATGGTTTGTGGACAAACCGTTGGTCCACTACGAGGACCTCCTGAATCGCAACATAAAGTTCGTCCTCGACAAGCGTGACAAGAAGGGTCGCCGGATATTCGTCAGCCGACTGGGCGCCCTCGATATCAACGTGTCTTCCGCCACCGATCTGGCCCACCTGGACGAACTGTGGGTGGAGTACATGCTGAACGATCTGGAAACTCAGCAGAACGGTATCGTTTGCTTGCTGGACATGAGTGGTTACTCGATTAAGAGCATGCGTTATCTGACTCCGGGAAATATTAGGATTGGATCGGCAAAGGCAGATTTGCTTCCGGTAAAGCATATGGAGTTCCACGTGGTTAACTCTTCAGTGCTGTTGAATGCTGCCGTGGCGATTCTGTTTCCGGTTTTGAGCAAGCAGATCAAGGAATCGGTTCACTTCCACTATACCAACTGGAACTCGCTGCATGCTCACTTGGGGAAGGAAGCCCTTCCGTCAGAGTATGGGGGAAGTAATGGAACtggttttaattttgaaaagctgaacaGACAATTATTTGATATGGAGGCACATTATAACAATATTATCCGGTTTGGATACGAACTGAAACCACACGTTGATCGCAGTAAATATACTAAATATTTTCAGAACGCAGACAAATCCAAAAGttcaaagaagaaaaataagAACAAAAAAGATGCCACCGAAGAAtagatttaagtatttttaagatatctcgttatttttaataaaaaaatttagggTACAGTCATTGTATTACATCTGTTCGAAAGTCTTATCCTTGTTGCTGCACACACTCGAGCACCTCTTGAACTAGTTTCTGCACTTCGTTTTCCGCTTGCTTGACAACATCCAGGAGGCAACCGCGGGTATCATTCAGCAGAGATACTGCTTCCTTGACGGTTTCCGCCAGAAGCTGTCCGACATCTGACAAGATCTCCACCACAATCGCGTTCGTCTCTGGTACCTATTTAAAGAAGGATATGTTTAGATCATCAGATGATTTTTCGTGAAATCAGATACTTACATGATCAAAAAGGCACTTGACTTGATCGATCAAATTTCCATTTCCATCCACACAGCTCTGGCCAACTTCCTGGATCTGCTGAACTTTTCCAGTCAAAAAGGCAATATGTTCCTTGATGTTTTCCCGAGAAATCTTCACACGCTCAGCGAAGTCATcgaaacatttcttcaaattgtCAAACGCTGTCTTAGTGATTTCTTCGACCCGTTGAGGAACAATTTCGGCACACTCCTGCAGTCCCAGATTCTCCAAGTTCAAATCCTCCAGCGCCTTCTGGATGATCCGGTTGATCTCAGCCTTGGCAAACTCCAGCAACTCCTCACCCTGCAGCAGCAGATCATCGAACAGCCGCTCAATCTCCTGCTGAACCTTGTCGATGGCCTTAACGGCTTGGTCCACGATCATGTTGATCAACTTCAGCGCATGTTCCAGCAGGTCACGGGTTTCTCCTTGTGGGACAAGTTCATCACGGTGGAAGTCACGGACCAAGTTGAACTGAGGGTTCAGAAGATCGTTCTGGACGGATGAGGCAGAGGCCGTCGAAACGGCCAATGCACCGACGATGGTGGCGATGAGTAGTAGAACTTTCATTTTCGATTAGACGGTAGTGGGAAACTGATGCAGTTGCGATTGAGCGGCATCGTTTTTATATGCACTATTATCAAATTGAGTGGACAGCGTCTTTGGAGTACTTTGATAAGCGTGACTGATAAAGTGTAATCTGATTGAACTGCAGACTTTGGCCTTCTATCCCTTTTTGTTTACAGGAATGTTCTTTATGTTGTTCATATGTTAGCAGTATCAAGCTCTTTAGTTTGTCTTAAATCAGAATGACTAACTATTCCgggattttttgttcatgatatGCGATATTTGACGATTTATCAATTTTGTAGCATTGTTGTTAAGATTACCATACGCAGTAATTGAAGATGGTGTGCTTCAGAAGcttcagaagttttttttttcaaataatttgttttattaggattatttaacaaatatttgagCGCAATGCATCTTTGCTAaacttctcaattttttttaaagccttGAATCAAGTTGAAAGTATCGTATAGACCCATTCAAGATATATTTGCTTACAGTAAAAATTAGAACTTTGCCAAATTATTTAGCTAATGTTTGATTATATGCAACACTACTTGGCTTTTAAGATAGATCTTATTATCATGTAAATTTATTGtgtttattttcataataaCAAGATACTTCTAAGCTTTCGAAGCCGTATTAAAATTCGTAAATATTATGGTTGGAGTGTGCATGTTCAACATACACAATCGAACAGTTTCTTACGCCCGCATGGCATGCAACCGCTGCACCGAAGCGTTCCATAAACTGTTTTCTCTAGTTTGCTATAAAACGCTTCGGACAGAGTCAACTCCCGCGCCATAAAACTGCTCGCCTCACGCTCTATCATTTCGAAGCAGCAGCAAAAGAGTCTCGATtcagttgttgtttttttttcaacctacgttattagatttttaaacatattttaacaaaaaagtccgttccaaatattttgcaaagtttATGTCGGCCCATGAAATCAAGcagtattaaaataaaattaaaacaattgaaaattcaatgaaaatatttttacttttcttctctcatttaaaatgaatccatggcttataattcattttttatatattttttcttgtgGACGCATTAAAATAGCAAACTTATAGTTATCTTTAAGAGAAGTTTTGTTAAATGctcttttaaacaaaaatgaacaCTTTGAATGTTGCTATTCcttcaccttaaaaaaataacttgggttttttagttttttttaaatatctgatttttttaggtgagcagttctctcagatttcggtcattcgattttcttgtgttttttaatccgaatgaaacatttttggtgccttcggtatgcccaaagaagccattttgcatcattagtttgtccatataattttccatacaaatttggcagctggccatacaaaaatgatgtatgaaaattcaaaaatctgtatctcttgaaggaattttttgatcgatttggtgtcttcggcaaagttgtaggtatggatatggactacactgaaaagaaattatacacggtaaaaaaaaattggtgattttttatttaactttttgtcactaaaactcgatttgcaaaaaaacactatttttatttttttattttttgatatgatttagaagacatgccaacttttcagaaaaaatcgaaaaattggtcgccaaaatttttctacttcatttttcgatgtaaaatcaaatttgcaatcaaaaagtactttagtgaaattttgataaagtgcaccgttttcaagttaaatccatttttaggtgacttttttgaaaatagtcgcagtttttttttaattagtgcacatgtttgcccacctttgaaaaaaatatttttgaagagctgagaaaattctctatattttgcatttttgaactttgttgatacgacccttagttgctgagatattgccatgcaaaggtttaaaaacaggaaaattaatgttttctaagtcccacccaaacaacacacctttttctaatgtcgatatctcagcaactaatggtccgatattcaatgttaaaatatgaaacattcgtatataatattttaaaaatttttaaaccaagactagcatttcaaaagggccaaacattcgatattacgcccttttaaaatgttagtcttggtttaaattttttgaaaatattgttttcgaaaagatcggaaaattcacgaatgtttcatattttaacattgaaaa harbors:
- the LOC120422424 gene encoding alpha-tocopherol transfer protein, with the translated sequence MPEIEALRHQPSTKLHPSAKTGGVGKQNDNNNNNHDSVEPAPEATPGQQQPKSLYADDAKKSAKIKELRKLVENCDDFVRRVDDLFLCRFLNCCDWNVEEAQQRMCKLFKLKYDHPEWFVDKPLVHYEDLLNRNIKFVLDKRDKKGRRIFVSRLGALDINVSSATDLAHLDELWVEYMLNDLETQQNGIVCLLDMSGYSIKSMRYLTPGNIRIGSAKADLLPVKHMEFHVVNSSVLLNAAVAILFPVLSKQIKESVHFHYTNWNSLHAHLGKEALPSEYGGSNGTGFNFEKLNRQLFDMEAHYNNIIRFGYELKPHVDRSKYTKYFQNADKSKSSKKKNKNKKDATEE
- the LOC120422425 gene encoding uncharacterized protein LOC120422425; this translates as MKVLLLIATIVGALAVSTASASSVQNDLLNPQFNLVRDFHRDELVPQGETRDLLEHALKLINMIVDQAVKAIDKVQQEIERLFDDLLLQGEELLEFAKAEINRIIQKALEDLNLENLGLQECAEIVPQRVEEITKTAFDNLKKCFDDFAERVKISRENIKEHIAFLTGKVQQIQEVGQSCVDGNGNLIDQVKCLFDHVPETNAIVVEILSDVGQLLAETVKEAVSLLNDTRGCLLDVVKQAENEVQKLVQEVLECVQQQG